GAAAGCCGGCCAAGGCCTCTTTTTGCTCTAATCCCAGGCCCAAACTTTGGTAAGCCACGGGCACTGCCGACCATTGTTCTCGGAGCTGTAGATTGGCTCGGTAGCGGCCATCAAAGGCGCCTGTTTCTGCGGGCGAGGCGGTCCAGAGGCTACGGTCAAATTGGCTAAAATGCAAATCTTGGCCAGAGAGCCAAGGCCCAAGCCCCAAAAAAAATATAAATAGGTAGAACTGTTTCATGCAAAGCCATTTTAAGGAGAACAAGGGTAGAAAAGGGGGCCTTGGCCCAGCGCTGCGGAGGGGTGGCCGAAGGCCAGACCGAAGCCGCCGCAGGCGGCTGAAGGGCCGAGCAGACCTGCGAGCCCCGCAGCATAGCGGCGGCCAGCAGAGCTGGCCGCGGGCCCCAAAATACCTACTAAATATAAGAAAATCCTTGAAAAAAGGCGGATTCTGTCTGGGTCTTGGGGGCAAAAAAAAAGCCCTTGGCGGGGCCAAGAGCGACTATACTTACTTAAGAAACAGAATAATTTTAACGTTGACGGCCTTTGACGGCTTGGCTTGCCCAATGAGCATTCATTTGCCCAAAAGGCTGCTGGCGCTGCTTGCCCTGATCGAGGACCAAGGTAAGGCTTACTGCATGAGGCTGTAGAGCAGGAGCGGCCTGTGCTAGGCTGTTCGTTTTGGTGGTAATTCCTGCTTGAAGAATGCGCTGCTTGTTCATAATATTCAGCTTTTGGGTGAAATAATATTTTGTCTAAAACTTCTTTTGCATAAAATGCTACGGAAGTATAAGGGCTTAAAAGAACTTTTGCTAGTTGACTTGAGTCAAAAGCTGGGCCAGTTGCTTTATTTTTTTAGTGCTGGCCGTCAAGCTCCTTATTATTAGGCATTTAGAAAAAGGTTAAAGAAAGCTCAAAAAAGAAAGCGCCAAATTGACATATAGCCGTTTAATTTGGCTGTCAATTTGGCGCTTGCGTAGACAAAAGCTAAATATATGGAGGGTGTATATTTTGGCGATTGCCTAAGCAAGCGCCGGGGCTTACTTAATTAGCGTGCTTGCTGTTTTTCCAACTGAGGTGAATTTGGCGCATAGCGGGATAGTGGGCAAAGCATGGGCTTTGTCCGGCTAGGGCTGTGGCGGCATCCTGTATAAGGTTGGAAAAATGAAGCATAGTTAATTTTTGGGGGGTGATCCCGATAAATTACGATTGCCAAACTGCGGGGGATGGGATTCAGTTCCAAGCTAGGGAAAAGTTTTTTTTAGCTAAGCGAAAACCTAAAACACAAAAATCTATTTATCAATAACTTCTGAAAAATATTTTTTTTTCAAATAGGCTAAATGAAAACTATGGCCTTCTTATCTCTCCTCTGGAGTTAATCAGGAAAAAGCTAGTCTGCCCCAAGAATAATCCGTACCTTTGGGCCTCAAATTTAACTACAATGGGCTTACAACAAGATATTCGACTATTAGAAATGGAGGACCTACTCGCCTATTTTAAAGCGAAAGGCGCTCCCAAATTTAGAGCTAAACAAGTTTTTGAATGGCTGTGGAAAAAAGGCGCTCACAGCTTTGCCGAAATGACGAACCTCTCTAAAAAATTGCGCGAACAATTAGAGGAGGATTTCTGTATCCGCCCCATTACCCTCGATATGGAGCAGCGCTCCAATGATGGCACCATCAAAAATCGCTTTCGCCTACATGATGGCCACCTCATCGAATCGGTGCTGATTCCCGTCCCTAGCCAAAACCGCTTTACGGTCTGCATTTCTTCTCAGGTGGGTTGTAGCCTGAGCTGTAGTTTCTGCGCTACGGGCAAAATGAAGCGCCTGCGCAATCTAGATGCTCCCGAAATTTATGATCAGGTCCTTTTGGTCAACCGCCAATGCGAAGAAACTTACGGCCACCCCATTACCAATGTGGTTTATATGGGCATGGGCGAACCTCTACTCGCCTATCGGCCCGTCCTCAAAAGTGTGGAGTTGCTGACAGCTCCCTGGGCCTTGGATATGGCCCCTCGCCGCCTCACGATTAGCACGGCGGGCATTGCCAAAATGATCAAACGCCTAGCCGATGATGGCATCCGAACCAATCTGGCCCTCTCCCTGCATGCTGCCGACGATAGTAAGCGAAATGAAATTATGCCTATTAATGAGCAAAATAATCTAGAAACGCTCATCGAGGCCCTGCAATATTTCTATGAGCAGACCAAAGACAGCAAACTGACCTTTGAGTACATCGCTTTCAAGGATTTTAATGATAGCATAGAGGATGCCCAAAAATTGCTGGCCCTCTGCCAACAATTGCCCAAGGTGAAGGTCAATATTATTGAGTATAATCCCGTGGAGGGCGTCACTCTAACCAAAGCCGCTGCCGAAAAAATTGACCGCTTTTCAGAATACCTCAACCGTAGAGGGGTGCCCTGTACCGTCCGCCGCTCTAGAGGAAAAGATATTGATGCCGCCTGCGGCCAATTGGCCAATAAGTAGTTGTTTTTAACTGTATTTTGGGGCCTCCCGCAGCAAGCTGCGGGCGCTACGCTTTGGGGCTCGCAGGTCTGCTCGGCCCTGCGCAGGCTTCGCCTGCTTGGTCTGGCCTGACGGCCACCCCGCCGCATCGCTAGGCCAGTCGCTTCGCTCCTATACTGCCGCATCGGTTACTCCCTTTGGTCATCGAGCTGCTGACTAAAGTCCTTGCTGTGACCAGCTCCTTCTAAAGGCAGTTAGCTATAGGCCCATGGCAAAGCCCATGGACCCAAAAGGATCAAAACTGAAGTTTTGATCCTTTTTTTATGCGCTGTTTAAAATTTTGTGTTTCGCCTTTTTGCTGCTTTCAGACAGCGCTCTAAAGAGGATCTTTGGACAAGCTCCTTCTCTGCCACAACTACTTAGCAAACCCCTGTATATCAACCTTTCAGGCCCTTTAGGGCTGACTCCATTGGATTCGCCTAGGGGCTTGTTCCTAGGTGACTATTGGCCAAATCCTAGCCAGCTAAACGCCCAAATTTTATACAGGCAGACAACATCCTAAACCCTCCTTTTTTTAGGCCCAATTGTTAGGAATAAGTTAATTAAGGGATTCGACGAACTTATTATTTAATAGCCATGAGCTAGCTTTTTGTTAGCTCGACCTAGCCTTTTACTTGCTCGACCTAGCTTTTTACTTGCTCGACCTCTCTTTTTGCTTGCTCGACCTCCCTTTTTACTTGCTCGACCTAGCTTTTTGCTTGCTCGACCTAGCCTTCTACTTGCTCGACCTAGCCTTCTACTTGCTCGAGCTAGCCTTCTACTTGCTCGACCTCCCTTTTTGCTTGCTCGACCTCCCTTTTTGCTTGCTCGACCTCCCTTTTTGCTTGCTCGACCTAACTTTTTACTTGCTCGACCTCCCTTTTTGCTTGCTCGACCTCCCTTTTTACTTGCTCGACCTCCCTTTTTGCTTGCTCGAGCTAGCTTTTTGCTTGCTCGACCTCCCTTTTTACTTGCTTTTCAGGTCCAGCAGGCGGCGAAGCCGCCGCAGGCTGAGGGATGGGCAGCAGTGGCCGCAGGCCAGACCGAGACAGCGAAGCTGGCGAAGGGCCGAGCGAATAGCGAGCTGCGAGACAGCCCGACCCGCCCAATAATTCATGAGGGTTTTAACCCTCATTTTGTATAAGCTCGCAAAGCGATGCCGCTTTGCGCTGGGTTTCAACCCGGCGGAAGGGGCAGCCCCCAAAAAAAGAAAACTTAAAGACTTTAATTTTTCGGATATATCCTGTATAATGAGAGCAGAAAATTAAGGCCTAGAAATAAACATAGCTAGACCAAAGACATTATACATATAACCAAAACATCTCTATCTAATGATGAATAAAAGAACATTTTTGAAACGTTCGGCTACCCTAGCCTTGGGGGCCAGTTTGAGTCCTTTATTTTTGCAATCTTGCCAAGAAGAAGGGCCAAAAAAAGAGGGCGAGCCCCAAAAAGAAGAGGCCACAGGCGGTTTAGCTGAATTTGTATTGCCGGCTTTGCCCTATGCGGCCGATGCCCTTTTGCCCCATATTGATACGGAGACCATGAACATCCATCATGGCAAGCATCATGCGGGTTATGTAAAGAAATTGAATGCGGCTTTGGCGGATAATCCCTTGCAGAAAGAGGCCAATAATTTGGAGGACCTTTTGGGTCGTTTAGAAGACAAAGAGGAGCATACTGCTTTGCGCAACAATGGCGGTGGGCACTACAACCACAGCTTATTTTGGACCAATATGAGCCCAGAGGGCGGAGGAACGCCAGAGGGGGAATTTGGGCAAGCTTTGGCCCAGGCCTTTGGTTCTTTTGAGAACTTTGCCAAAGAATTTAAGGCCGCAGCTGCTAGTCGATTTGGTTCGGGCTGGGCTTGGTTGGCTGTAAATGCAAAAAAAGAGCTCTATATTTGCAGCACGCCTAATCAAGATAACCCCTTGATGGTCAAAATTGTAGAGCAGGCTGGTCAGCCTATTTTGGGTCTAGATGTTTGGGAACATGCCTACTACCTTAACTATCAGAACCAACGAAAAGCATATATTAACTCTTTTTTCAATATTATTAACTGGTCGGCAGTGAGCCAAAACTGGTCAAACATCGTTAAATAAGAGAGATTGAAAAAGAGAATACTTAGCGGACTGGGGGGCATAGGTTTATTGGTAGCCTGTACCCCTACGGTTGGCCCAGAAGAGGAGCAGCAGCCTCAAGAATTGATTCAGTCTGCCATAGACAGCAGTGCAGAAAAAGAAGAACAAGACAGCCTTAGCCTTTTGGAGCAATTGGACAGCAGTGGGCTGCGGATATCGCCCAAGGCTAGTGCAGAAGAACGTGCCAAGATTATGGAAATCATTAGCAAGGAATACCTGATGGGCCAGTTTAATCCGGCCACAGACCAACGTTTTGAGCGGATAGAGCGTCAGTATTTGGTCTATCCAGAGCGAAAAATCTTTATTCGGAAGGAGGCCATGGCCAAATTCAAGGAGATGCAAGCTCGGGCCAAGGAAGATGGGATTGCGCTAAAAATCATGTCGGCTACCCGTCCATTTAATGTGCAAAAAGCCATTTGGGAGCGAAAATGGCGAGGAGAGCAAAGAGTGAACGGAAAATTTGTTCCTCAGGATGCGCCTCAGAAAGCCAAGGCCGAGCAGATTTTGGAGTGGAACTCTATGCCGAGTACATCTAGGCATCATTGGGGGACTGACATTGACATAAACAACATAAATCCAGCCTATTGGCTCAAGGGGCAGGGGGCCAAAGAGTACGCTTGGTTAGTGGCTCATGCTGCCGAATTTGGTTTTTGTCAGGTCTATTCTGCGGGCCGTCCTTACGGTTATCAGGAAGAAAAATGGCATTGGTCTTATATTCCTTTGGCTAAAGAGTTCACAAATCAGTACAAAAAGTACATTAAGGATCAAGACATCCACGGATTCTTAGGGGCCGAGGCCGCAGCAGAGATTGAAGTTGTTAAAAAGTATGTATTGGGGATCAACCCAGACTGTCTTTAAAATAGCTTGCTGAACTTGTTGTTGGCCAGCCCAACTATCAAAATACAAAAAGCCCTTATTGCCAAAATGGAGGTGCTTTAATTTACAAACAAGTTCATTTAAAAGCTTAACCTAAGATGCTTTCAGAAAACGACATCCAACAACTAGAAGACTATCAGTACAACCGTCTTTCTTCTAGCGAACGCAAGGCCATTGAAAAGCGAATGAAA
This genomic interval from Saprospira grandis contains the following:
- the rlmN gene encoding 23S rRNA (adenine(2503)-C(2))-methyltransferase RlmN, giving the protein MGLQQDIRLLEMEDLLAYFKAKGAPKFRAKQVFEWLWKKGAHSFAEMTNLSKKLREQLEEDFCIRPITLDMEQRSNDGTIKNRFRLHDGHLIESVLIPVPSQNRFTVCISSQVGCSLSCSFCATGKMKRLRNLDAPEIYDQVLLVNRQCEETYGHPITNVVYMGMGEPLLAYRPVLKSVELLTAPWALDMAPRRLTISTAGIAKMIKRLADDGIRTNLALSLHAADDSKRNEIMPINEQNNLETLIEALQYFYEQTKDSKLTFEYIAFKDFNDSIEDAQKLLALCQQLPKVKVNIIEYNPVEGVTLTKAAAEKIDRFSEYLNRRGVPCTVRRSRGKDIDAACGQLANK
- a CDS encoding superoxide dismutase, translating into MMNKRTFLKRSATLALGASLSPLFLQSCQEEGPKKEGEPQKEEATGGLAEFVLPALPYAADALLPHIDTETMNIHHGKHHAGYVKKLNAALADNPLQKEANNLEDLLGRLEDKEEHTALRNNGGGHYNHSLFWTNMSPEGGGTPEGEFGQALAQAFGSFENFAKEFKAAAASRFGSGWAWLAVNAKKELYICSTPNQDNPLMVKIVEQAGQPILGLDVWEHAYYLNYQNQRKAYINSFFNIINWSAVSQNWSNIVK
- a CDS encoding M15 family metallopeptidase, whose amino-acid sequence is MKKRILSGLGGIGLLVACTPTVGPEEEQQPQELIQSAIDSSAEKEEQDSLSLLEQLDSSGLRISPKASAEERAKIMEIISKEYLMGQFNPATDQRFERIERQYLVYPERKIFIRKEAMAKFKEMQARAKEDGIALKIMSATRPFNVQKAIWERKWRGEQRVNGKFVPQDAPQKAKAEQILEWNSMPSTSRHHWGTDIDINNINPAYWLKGQGAKEYAWLVAHAAEFGFCQVYSAGRPYGYQEEKWHWSYIPLAKEFTNQYKKYIKDQDIHGFLGAEAAAEIEVVKKYVLGINPDCL